A window of Polaribacter litorisediminis contains these coding sequences:
- a CDS encoding heavy-metal-associated domain-containing protein — MTHLYTIKGMTCNGCKASVEKNLLALEHVSDVSINLEKEEASIKMDSHIELKTFQKALSDKYQISEKEELKKEIPEVAFEGEEQSKLQQLKPLLLIIFYISAASILLHFKNWSWNDFMLDFMGLFYIVFSFFKMLDLKGFPESFRMYDPLAKRIPVYGKIYPFIETGLGLMFLMRFEIKIALIITLIILGITTLGVTKTLLDKKSIRCACLGTALKLPMTEATFIENTIMILMAILMLANLL; from the coding sequence ATGACACATCTATATACCATAAAAGGAATGACCTGCAACGGCTGCAAGGCTTCTGTAGAAAAAAATCTGCTAGCTTTAGAGCACGTTAGCGATGTTTCTATAAATCTTGAAAAAGAGGAAGCCTCTATAAAAATGGATAGCCATATTGAACTCAAAACTTTTCAAAAAGCGTTATCTGACAAGTATCAAATTTCCGAAAAAGAAGAACTAAAAAAAGAAATACCCGAAGTTGCTTTTGAAGGTGAAGAGCAATCTAAATTACAACAACTAAAACCACTGCTTCTCATCATTTTTTATATTTCAGCAGCAAGTATTTTATTGCATTTTAAAAACTGGAGTTGGAACGATTTTATGCTCGATTTTATGGGCTTATTTTATATCGTATTTAGCTTTTTTAAAATGTTAGATTTAAAAGGTTTTCCAGAGTCTTTTAGAATGTACGATCCACTTGCAAAAAGAATTCCTGTTTATGGGAAAATCTATCCATTTATAGAGACTGGTTTAGGTTTGATGTTTTTAATGCGATTTGAAATCAAGATTGCTTTGATAATTACGCTGATCATTTTAGGAATTACAACCCTTGGCGTAACCAAAACTTTGTTGGATAAAAAATCAATTCGTTGCGCCTGTCTAGGAACTGCTTTAAAACTGCCTATGACCGAGGCAACTTTTATAGAAAACACCATCATGATTTTGATGGCAATATTGATGTTAGCAAACTTACTGTAG
- a CDS encoding efflux RND transporter periplasmic adaptor subunit, with amino-acid sequence MKKYIVYVGILVIGIIFGWLLFGNSSEEKKAHDHAEVSETNKMWTCSMHPQIMQPEAGDCPICGMDLIPAETSQDGLNANEFKLTKNAMALANIQTSLVENTINRDATATLSGKIAENEETNEIQISYFSGRIERLYINFTGEKVQKGQLLATMYSPELVAAQQELMTTASLKETQPALYNAVRNKLKLLKISESAIQKIEKSGIVKENFPIYATVSGTISEKLVTQGETVKQGTTLFKIVNLNTVWANFDVYENQIEQFKKGQEILITTQTNLNKEFKGTVAFIDPVVNTNTRTVKLRVELNNKEQFLKPGMFVKGKIKIVHNSSEQNLTIPASAVLWTGKRSVVYVKTTPEQPIFKMQEITLGSKIDANYEVLEGLKSGDEIVTNGTFTLDAAAQLQGKKSMMNRNGGKTMTGHEGHLDMEESTALNNEKYTNINQRMEVSKDFQKQLKVVFNEYINLKDAFVKGDSEAGIEISKKLLNNLSQVDMKLLINKEVHQHWMSIEKEIKASATFISKTADLKKQRNHFKQLSSWLTKAIEVFGINEKVYHQFCPMADGNKGAYWLSTEEKVINPYFGKAMLTCGEIKQVIE; translated from the coding sequence ATGAAAAAATATATCGTTTACGTTGGAATTTTAGTAATTGGAATCATCTTTGGATGGTTGCTTTTCGGAAATTCATCCGAAGAAAAAAAAGCACATGACCATGCTGAAGTATCAGAAACCAATAAAATGTGGACCTGCTCAATGCATCCGCAGATTATGCAACCAGAAGCTGGTGATTGCCCAATTTGTGGGATGGATTTAATTCCTGCAGAAACAAGCCAAGACGGTTTAAATGCTAATGAGTTTAAGCTCACTAAAAATGCAATGGCTTTAGCAAATATTCAAACATCTCTTGTGGAAAACACCATCAATAGGGATGCCACTGCTACGCTATCCGGAAAAATAGCAGAAAATGAAGAAACAAATGAGATACAAATAAGCTATTTTTCAGGAAGAATAGAACGTTTGTACATCAATTTTACTGGAGAAAAGGTTCAAAAAGGCCAGTTATTGGCAACGATGTATTCTCCAGAATTAGTTGCCGCACAACAAGAATTAATGACAACAGCCTCATTAAAAGAAACACAACCTGCGCTATACAATGCAGTTCGAAACAAATTAAAACTTTTAAAAATTTCTGAAAGTGCTATTCAAAAAATAGAAAAATCTGGAATCGTAAAAGAGAATTTCCCTATTTACGCAACGGTTTCAGGAACGATATCTGAAAAATTAGTTACCCAAGGAGAAACCGTAAAACAAGGTACCACTTTGTTTAAAATTGTAAATCTGAATACGGTTTGGGCAAATTTTGATGTCTATGAAAATCAAATAGAGCAATTTAAAAAGGGGCAAGAAATTTTAATTACAACCCAAACAAATCTTAATAAAGAATTTAAAGGAACAGTGGCTTTTATAGATCCTGTGGTAAACACAAACACAAGAACTGTAAAATTAAGAGTTGAGCTCAATAATAAAGAACAATTTTTAAAACCCGGAATGTTTGTAAAGGGCAAGATCAAAATTGTACATAACAGCAGTGAACAAAATCTTACAATTCCTGCCTCTGCAGTTTTATGGACGGGAAAAAGATCTGTTGTATATGTAAAAACCACACCCGAACAACCCATTTTTAAAATGCAAGAAATCACTTTAGGATCTAAAATCGATGCGAATTATGAAGTTCTAGAGGGATTAAAAAGTGGAGATGAAATTGTAACCAACGGTACCTTTACTTTGGATGCTGCTGCGCAATTGCAAGGAAAAAAATCAATGATGAACAGAAACGGAGGAAAAACTATGACCGGACATGAAGGACATCTTGATATGGAGGAATCTACCGCGTTAAATAATGAAAAATATACGAATATCAATCAAAGAATGGAGGTCTCTAAAGATTTTCAAAAGCAATTAAAGGTAGTTTTTAATGAGTATATCAACTTAAAAGATGCTTTCGTGAAAGGGGATTCGGAAGCCGGAATTGAAATATCAAAAAAACTTTTAAATAATTTATCTCAAGTTGATATGAAATTACTAATAAATAAAGAAGTTCATCAACATTGGATGTCTATAGAAAAAGAAATAAAAGCATCGGCTACTTTCATTTCAAAGACAGCTGATCTCAAAAAACAACGAAATCATTTTAAACAATTATCATCCTGGTTAACAAAAGCAATTGAGGTTTTTGGCATCAATGAAAAAGTATATCATCAATTTTGTCCAATGGCAGATGGCAATAAAGGCGCCTATTGGTTAAGTACAGAAGAAAAAGTAATCAATCCATATTTTGGGAAAGCCATGCTAACCTGCGGAGAAATAAAACAAGTAATAGAGTAA
- a CDS encoding heavy-metal-associated domain-containing protein codes for MKKVILSVAIIAAMGLTSCKNETKPKETVTTEAATKIAVKVAMTDLSFGVRGNCGMCKTTIEEAVTKVEGISKANWDKDKKKIDVSFDETKTDVMAIHKAIAASGYDTEKMMGSEEAYENLPGCCKYDHSMEMNIE; via the coding sequence ATGAAAAAAGTAATTTTAAGTGTAGCAATCATCGCTGCTATGGGTTTAACCAGTTGTAAAAACGAGACCAAACCAAAAGAAACGGTAACAACAGAAGCAGCTACAAAAATAGCTGTAAAAGTAGCAATGACCGACTTATCCTTTGGTGTTCGAGGTAATTGTGGCATGTGTAAAACGACCATAGAAGAGGCCGTAACAAAAGTTGAGGGAATCTCTAAAGCTAACTGGGATAAGGATAAAAAGAAAATAGACGTTTCTTTTGATGAAACAAAAACAGACGTTATGGCAATTCATAAAGCCATTGCAGCATCTGGCTACGATACCGAAAAAATGATGGGTAGCGAGGAAGCTTACGAAAACTTACCTGGTTGTTGTAAATATGACCATAGTATGGAAATGAATATTGAATAA
- a CDS encoding flavin reductase family protein: protein MKCFDSNDINSLDKIFRINLINSCSGFKSANLLGTISTEGNTNVAVFSSVTHLGSNPPTLGFILRPTTVPRNTYKNIRDMGVFSINHIFEEIIEDAHHSSAKYPEEISEFNVTDLEAEFKEGCKVPFVKNSPVQMEMKYVEQVYIKSNDVIMVVAQIEKLFVNEHLIHEDGFIDLSSGNVVAINGLDGYAALTLKERFGYQRPKK from the coding sequence ATGAAATGTTTTGATAGTAACGATATTAATAGCTTAGACAAGATTTTTAGAATCAACTTAATTAATAGTTGTTCAGGCTTTAAATCTGCCAATTTACTGGGCACTATTTCCACAGAAGGCAATACAAATGTTGCTGTTTTCAGCTCAGTAACGCACCTTGGCTCCAATCCGCCGACTTTAGGTTTTATTTTAAGACCTACTACAGTTCCAAGAAATACCTATAAAAATATCAGAGATATGGGTGTATTTTCTATCAATCATATTTTTGAGGAAATTATCGAAGACGCCCATCACTCTTCAGCAAAATACCCAGAAGAAATATCAGAATTTAACGTAACTGATTTAGAAGCCGAGTTTAAAGAGGGCTGTAAAGTTCCTTTTGTAAAAAATTCGCCCGTACAAATGGAAATGAAATATGTAGAACAAGTATATATAAAATCCAACGATGTCATTATGGTGGTGGCGCAAATAGAAAAGTTGTTTGTAAATGAACATTTAATTCATGAAGACGGATTTATAGATTTATCATCTGGTAATGTAGTGGCGATAAACGGATTAGATGGATACGCAGCTCTCACCCTAAAAGAAAGATTCGGCTACCAAAGACCTAAAAAATAA
- a CDS encoding SDR family oxidoreductase: MKILVTGATGYIGKRLIPLLIKDGHVVVCPVRDVKRAESYFKEEKNISLVEADFLNADSLNNIPKDIEVAYYLIHSMSNSAKEFHVLEEKCAFNFKRFAENTTLKQVIYLSGITNDTKLSKHLLSRKNVEKTLSSNKYALTTFKAGIIVGSGSSSFEIIRDIVEKLPIMVAPKWLNTKTQPLGIRDVLTFLHKALFNEQLYNTSYDIFGPEIMTYKEMLLQFAEFRKLKRRIITVPVMTPKLSSYWLYFVTSTSYKLATSLVNSMGVEVIGNKSNINEIIGITPMAYKKALELAFKKIEQNSIISSWKDSYVSSQLGGFVDQFINVPEYGCFKDFKQRKVKDRKIVLDRIWAIGGETGWYYGTFLWKIRGFLDQFFGGAGLRRGRRHPTELNLGDALDFWRVIFADKEKGKLLLYAEMIMPGEAWLEFKIKDGILYQTATFRPHGLAGRLYWYAVMPFHGFVFNGMINNINKLK, encoded by the coding sequence ATGAAAATATTAGTTACAGGTGCAACAGGATACATTGGCAAAAGATTGATACCCTTATTAATCAAAGATGGTCATGTGGTGGTTTGTCCTGTAAGGGATGTAAAAAGAGCTGAAAGTTATTTTAAAGAAGAAAAAAATATTAGTTTAGTTGAAGCCGATTTTTTAAATGCAGACTCATTAAATAACATTCCGAAAGATATTGAAGTTGCCTATTATTTAATCCATTCGATGTCTAATTCTGCCAAAGAATTTCATGTTTTAGAGGAAAAATGTGCCTTTAACTTTAAACGATTTGCAGAAAACACAACGTTAAAACAAGTCATTTATCTAAGCGGAATTACCAATGACACCAAGCTTTCAAAACACTTGTTATCTCGCAAAAATGTAGAAAAAACATTAAGCTCTAACAAATATGCCTTAACCACCTTTAAAGCAGGAATTATAGTGGGTTCAGGAAGCTCTTCTTTCGAAATTATTAGAGATATTGTAGAAAAACTACCTATTATGGTCGCGCCAAAATGGCTAAATACAAAAACGCAACCTTTAGGAATTAGAGATGTTCTCACCTTTTTACACAAAGCATTGTTCAACGAACAATTATACAACACTTCTTATGATATTTTTGGTCCAGAAATTATGACCTATAAAGAAATGTTGTTACAGTTTGCTGAGTTTAGAAAGTTAAAAAGAAGAATTATTACAGTGCCGGTTATGACCCCGAAATTATCTTCCTACTGGCTATATTTTGTAACCTCAACTTCCTATAAACTAGCTACTTCTTTGGTCAATTCAATGGGAGTAGAAGTTATCGGAAACAAGAGTAATATCAATGAAATCATTGGCATTACACCAATGGCATATAAAAAAGCATTGGAGTTAGCCTTCAAGAAAATTGAGCAAAATAGCATCATTTCTAGCTGGAAAGATTCTTACGTAAGCAGTCAACTAGGAGGTTTTGTAGACCAATTTATCAATGTTCCGGAATATGGTTGTTTTAAAGATTTTAAACAACGAAAAGTAAAAGATCGAAAAATTGTACTCGATAGAATTTGGGCAATTGGAGGCGAAACTGGCTGGTATTATGGAACATTTTTATGGAAAATTCGTGGATTTTTAGATCAGTTTTTTGGAGGCGCCGGGTTGCGAAGAGGAAGAAGACACCCTACGGAATTAAATTTAGGTGACGCCCTAGATTTTTGGCGTGTTATTTTTGCAGATAAAGAAAAAGGTAAATTATTATTATATGCAGAAATGATTATGCCGGGAGAGGCATGGCTAGAATTTAAGATCAAAGATGGTATTTTATACCAAACCGCAACCTTTAGACCTCATGGCTTGGCAGGCAGATTGTACTGGTATGCAGTAATGCCTTTTCACGGGTTCGTTTTTAATGGAATGATCAATAATATTAACAAATTAAAATAA
- a CDS encoding DUF2256 domain-containing protein gives MHKKPHLPEKECIVCKKPFSWRKKWEKNWNEVKFCSEKCRRNKKN, from the coding sequence ATGCATAAAAAACCACATTTACCAGAAAAAGAGTGTATCGTTTGTAAAAAACCTTTTTCATGGAGAAAAAAGTGGGAGAAGAATTGGAACGAAGTTAAATTTTGTAGCGAAAAATGCAGGAGAAACAAAAAAAATTAG